A genomic window from Vitis riparia cultivar Riparia Gloire de Montpellier isolate 1030 chromosome 18, EGFV_Vit.rip_1.0, whole genome shotgun sequence includes:
- the LOC117907551 gene encoding agamous-like MADS-box protein AGL11 isoform X1, with product MLCVVNMGRGKIEIKRIENTTNRQVTFCKRRNGLLKKAYELSVLCDAEVALIVFSSRGRVYEYSNNNIKSTIDRYKKASSDSTNGGSTMEINAQYYQQESAKLRQQIQMLQNSNRHLMGDSLASLTVKELKQLENRLERGITRIRSKKHELLLAEIEYLQKREIELENESVYLRTKIAEVERLQQANMVSTHEFNAIQALVSRNFFQPNMIEGGSTGYPLPDKKVLHLG from the exons ATGCTTTG TGTAGTGAACATGGGGAGAGGAAAGATCGAGATCAAGAGGATCGAAAACACGACCAACCGTCAGGTCACATTCTGCAAGCGAAGGAATGGGCTTTTGAAGAAGGCTTATGAATTATCAGTGCTATGTGATGCAGAAGTTGCCCTCATCGTCTTCTCCAGCCGCGGTCGAGTCTATGAGTACTCAAACAACAA CATAAAATCAACCATAGATAGGTACAAGAAGGCCAGCTCAGATAGTACAAATGGAGGCTCTACCATGGAGATCAATGCCCAA TATTACCAGCAAGAATCAGCAAAGCTGCGCCAGCAAATACAGATGCTGCAGAATTCTAACAG GCACTTAATGGGTGATTCCTTGGCTTCCTTGACTGTGAAGGAGCTAAAGCAGCTCGAGAACAGGCTTGAACGAGGCATCACAAGAATCAGGTCCAAGAAG CATGAGTTGCTGTTGGCTGAGATTGAATACTTGCAGAAAAGG GAAATTGAGCTGGAAAATGAAAGCGTATATCTCCGAACCAAG ATTGCAGAAGTGGAGAGGCTTCAGCAAGCAAACATGGTGTCAACACATGAGTTTAATGCCATCCAGGCATTAGTTTCTCGCAATTTCTTTCAGCCCAATATGATTGAGGGTGGATCCACAGGCTACCCACTTCCTGATAAGAAGGTCCTCCATCTCGG GTAA
- the LOC117907551 gene encoding agamous-like MADS-box protein AGL11 isoform X2 has product MGRGKIEIKRIENTTNRQVTFCKRRNGLLKKAYELSVLCDAEVALIVFSSRGRVYEYSNNNIKSTIDRYKKASSDSTNGGSTMEINAQYYQQESAKLRQQIQMLQNSNRHLMGDSLASLTVKELKQLENRLERGITRIRSKKHELLLAEIEYLQKREIELENESVYLRTKIAEVERLQQANMVSTHEFNAIQALVSRNFFQPNMIEGGSTGYPLPDKKVLHLG; this is encoded by the exons ATGGGGAGAGGAAAGATCGAGATCAAGAGGATCGAAAACACGACCAACCGTCAGGTCACATTCTGCAAGCGAAGGAATGGGCTTTTGAAGAAGGCTTATGAATTATCAGTGCTATGTGATGCAGAAGTTGCCCTCATCGTCTTCTCCAGCCGCGGTCGAGTCTATGAGTACTCAAACAACAA CATAAAATCAACCATAGATAGGTACAAGAAGGCCAGCTCAGATAGTACAAATGGAGGCTCTACCATGGAGATCAATGCCCAA TATTACCAGCAAGAATCAGCAAAGCTGCGCCAGCAAATACAGATGCTGCAGAATTCTAACAG GCACTTAATGGGTGATTCCTTGGCTTCCTTGACTGTGAAGGAGCTAAAGCAGCTCGAGAACAGGCTTGAACGAGGCATCACAAGAATCAGGTCCAAGAAG CATGAGTTGCTGTTGGCTGAGATTGAATACTTGCAGAAAAGG GAAATTGAGCTGGAAAATGAAAGCGTATATCTCCGAACCAAG ATTGCAGAAGTGGAGAGGCTTCAGCAAGCAAACATGGTGTCAACACATGAGTTTAATGCCATCCAGGCATTAGTTTCTCGCAATTTCTTTCAGCCCAATATGATTGAGGGTGGATCCACAGGCTACCCACTTCCTGATAAGAAGGTCCTCCATCTCGG GTAA
- the LOC117906035 gene encoding uncharacterized protein LOC117906035, translating to MMRGASGSGSRWRCLHFFHIIFPTISLLLISGLADDPSNSKDVTKAERHDTHGNKIGIRIVIICLGLVAGAAFSVFLFKIWQKKKREEQHARLLKLFEDDDELEVELGIRD from the exons atgatGAGAGGGGCTTCAGGTTCAGGTTCAAGATGGAGATGTCTGCACTTTTTTCATATCATCTTCCCCACCATTTCTCTGCTACTCATTTCAG GCTTGGCGGATGACCCATCAAATTCCAAAGATGTGACGAAAGCTGAGAGACATGATACCCATGGTAACAAGATCGGGATTAGGATAGTCATTATATGCCTTGGCTTGGTGGCTGGTGCTGCATTTTCTGTTTTCCTGTTCAAGATAtggcaaaagaaaaagagagaagagcAGCATGCCCGTCTTTTAAAGCTttttgaagatgatgatgagcTTGAAGTCGAACTTGGCATTCGGGATTGA